The following are from one region of the Juglans regia cultivar Chandler chromosome 10, Walnut 2.0, whole genome shotgun sequence genome:
- the LOC109008929 gene encoding uncharacterized protein YtfP isoform X5: protein MSFTLARFIFHFAGISSRAAGTTGSCGSFLSFSGRRKLTATPIPLATKSSEELLVVVGGGAAGVFGAIRAKTLAPNLNVLVIEKGKPLSKVKISGGGRCNVTNGHCADNLIEDDGRVFPVSNSSSSIIDCLMSQATKIGVSLQTGKVVTTASASGLGKFLLKIEKRTIDYVEYVEADYLLIASGSSPQGYRLVAQLNHSIVDPVPSLFTFKIEDPKLAELAGVTFPKVKAKLKLVGPMLVTHWGLSGPVVLRLSAWGARDLFSLGYEGILIVDFTPDLNMEDVKSILSQHKLQFVKQKVLNSCPSEFGLVKRFWKYILDRESLVEDILWASISNNSLNSVASLLKHCSFRVTGKGQFKDEFVTAGGVPLSEISLNTMESKIHSHLYFAGEVLNVDGITGGYNFQNAWSGGYIAGTSIGELARGTDLEERVL, encoded by the exons ATGAGCTTCACTTTGGCGCGCTTCATCTTCCACTTTGCGGGGATTTCCTCACGAGCAGCAGGTACCACCGGAAGCTGTGgctcttttctttcattctccGGGAGGAGAAAATTGACTGCGACTCCCATCCCCTTAGCTACAAAG TCAAGTGAAGAGCTGTTGGTAGTGGTTGGGGGTGGAGCAGCTGGAGTTTTTGGGGCAATTAGAGCAAAGACCCTGGCGCCTAATCTGAATGTGTTGGTTATTGAGAAAGGGAAACCTCTGTCAAAG GTGAAAATATCTGGAGGTGGCCGGTGCAACGTGACAAATGGGCATTGTGCTGACAATTTG ATTGAAGATGATGGAAGGGTTTTCCCAGTCAGTAACAGTTCTTCTTCGATAATTGATTGTCTCATGTCTCAAGCAACAAAGATAGGAG TTTCTCTGCAGACCGGAAAAGTTGTGACAACCGCTTCTGCTAGCGGTTTGGGAAAATTCCTTCTTAAGATTGAGAAGCGGACAATCGATTATGTTGAATATGTTGAAGCTGATTATCTATTGATTGCTAGTGGTAGTAGTCCTCAG GGTTATAGGCTTGTAGCTCAGCTCAATCATTCAATTGTAGATCCAGTGCCAAGCTTATTTACTTTCAAGATTGAGGATCCAAAGCTGGCAGAGTTGGCAGGG GTTACTTTTCCTAAAGTTAAAGCAAAGTTGAAATTG GTTGGGCCCATGTTAGTCACACACTGGGGACTCAGTGGGCCTGTAGTTCTTCGGCTTTCTGCTTGGGGGGCCCGTGATCTTTTCAGCTTAGGTTATGAAG GGATTCTTATTGTGGATTTTACTCCTGATTTGAACATGGAAGATGTGAAGTCTATACTTAGTCAACACAAGCTTCAGTTTGTG AAGCAAAAGGTGCTCAATTCATGTCCTTCGGAATTTGGTCTTGTCAAGAGattttggaagtatatattgGATCGTGAG AGCTTAGTTGAGGATATATTGTGGGCTTCCATTTCAAATAATTCATTAAATTCTGTTGCTTCTCTATTAAAGCATTGCAGTTTCAGAGTGACAGGAAAG GGTCAATTTAAGGATGAATTTGTTACTGCTGGAGGTGTCCCGCTGTctgag ATCTCATTGAATACAATGGAAAGCAAAATACATTCACATCTATACTTTGCAGGAGAG GTACTGAATGTTGATGGGATAACTGGTGGTTATAATTTCCAG AATGCTTGGTCGGGCGGATACATTGCAGGGACAAGTATTGGTGAATTAGCTAGAGGTACTGATCTTGAGGAGAGGGTTCTATGA
- the LOC109008929 gene encoding uncharacterized protein YtfP isoform X4, which yields MSFTLARFIFHFAGISSRAAGTTGSCGSFLSFSGRRKLTATPIPLATKSSEELLVVVGGGAAGVFGAIRAKTLAPNLNVLVIEKGKPLSKVKISGGGRCNVTNGHCADNLIEDDGRVFPVSNSSSSIIDCLMSQATKIGVSLQTGKVVTTASASGLGKFLLKIEKRTIDYVEYVEADYLLIASGSSPQGYRLVAQLNHSIVDPVPSLFTFKIEDPKLAELAGVTFPKVKAKLKLVNVRRNIPQLTQVGPMLVTHWGLSGPVVLRLSAWGARDLFSLGYEGILIVDFTPDLNMEDVKSILSQHKLQFVKQKVLNSCPSEFGLVKRFWKYILDRESLVEDILWASISNNSLNSVASLLKHCSFRVTGKGQFKDEFVTAGGVPLSEISLNTMESKIHSHLYFAGEVLNVDGITGGYNFQNAWSGGYIAGTSIGELARGTDLEERVL from the exons ATGAGCTTCACTTTGGCGCGCTTCATCTTCCACTTTGCGGGGATTTCCTCACGAGCAGCAGGTACCACCGGAAGCTGTGgctcttttctttcattctccGGGAGGAGAAAATTGACTGCGACTCCCATCCCCTTAGCTACAAAG TCAAGTGAAGAGCTGTTGGTAGTGGTTGGGGGTGGAGCAGCTGGAGTTTTTGGGGCAATTAGAGCAAAGACCCTGGCGCCTAATCTGAATGTGTTGGTTATTGAGAAAGGGAAACCTCTGTCAAAG GTGAAAATATCTGGAGGTGGCCGGTGCAACGTGACAAATGGGCATTGTGCTGACAATTTG ATTGAAGATGATGGAAGGGTTTTCCCAGTCAGTAACAGTTCTTCTTCGATAATTGATTGTCTCATGTCTCAAGCAACAAAGATAGGAG TTTCTCTGCAGACCGGAAAAGTTGTGACAACCGCTTCTGCTAGCGGTTTGGGAAAATTCCTTCTTAAGATTGAGAAGCGGACAATCGATTATGTTGAATATGTTGAAGCTGATTATCTATTGATTGCTAGTGGTAGTAGTCCTCAG GGTTATAGGCTTGTAGCTCAGCTCAATCATTCAATTGTAGATCCAGTGCCAAGCTTATTTACTTTCAAGATTGAGGATCCAAAGCTGGCAGAGTTGGCAGGG GTTACTTTTCCTAAAGTTAAAGCAAAGTTGAAATTGGTAAATGTCCGAAGGAACATTCCACAGCTCACACAG GTTGGGCCCATGTTAGTCACACACTGGGGACTCAGTGGGCCTGTAGTTCTTCGGCTTTCTGCTTGGGGGGCCCGTGATCTTTTCAGCTTAGGTTATGAAG GGATTCTTATTGTGGATTTTACTCCTGATTTGAACATGGAAGATGTGAAGTCTATACTTAGTCAACACAAGCTTCAGTTTGTG AAGCAAAAGGTGCTCAATTCATGTCCTTCGGAATTTGGTCTTGTCAAGAGattttggaagtatatattgGATCGTGAG AGCTTAGTTGAGGATATATTGTGGGCTTCCATTTCAAATAATTCATTAAATTCTGTTGCTTCTCTATTAAAGCATTGCAGTTTCAGAGTGACAGGAAAG GGTCAATTTAAGGATGAATTTGTTACTGCTGGAGGTGTCCCGCTGTctgag ATCTCATTGAATACAATGGAAAGCAAAATACATTCACATCTATACTTTGCAGGAGAG GTACTGAATGTTGATGGGATAACTGGTGGTTATAATTTCCAG AATGCTTGGTCGGGCGGATACATTGCAGGGACAAGTATTGGTGAATTAGCTAGAGGTACTGATCTTGAGGAGAGGGTTCTATGA
- the LOC109008929 gene encoding uncharacterized protein YtfP isoform X2 → MSFTLARFIFHFAGISSRAAGTTGSCGSFLSFSGRRKLTATPIPLATKSSEELLVVVGGGAAGVFGAIRAKTLAPNLNVLVIEKGKPLSKVKISGGGRCNVTNGHCADNLILAEHYPRGHKELRGSFFNTHSPADTMSWFSDHGVELKIEDDGRVFPVSNSSSSIIDCLMSQATKIGVSLQTGKVVTTASASGLGKFLLKIEKRTIDYVEYVEADYLLIASGSSPQGYRLVAQLNHSIVDPVPSLFTFKIEDPKLAELAGVTFPKVKAKLKLVGPMLVTHWGLSGPVVLRLSAWGARDLFSLGYEGILIVDFTPDLNMEDVKSILSQHKLQFVKQKVLNSCPSEFGLVKRFWKYILDRESLVEDILWASISNNSLNSVASLLKHCSFRVTGKGQFKDEFVTAGGVPLSEISLNTMESKIHSHLYFAGEVLNVDGITGGYNFQNAWSGGYIAGTSIGELARGTDLEERVL, encoded by the exons ATGAGCTTCACTTTGGCGCGCTTCATCTTCCACTTTGCGGGGATTTCCTCACGAGCAGCAGGTACCACCGGAAGCTGTGgctcttttctttcattctccGGGAGGAGAAAATTGACTGCGACTCCCATCCCCTTAGCTACAAAG TCAAGTGAAGAGCTGTTGGTAGTGGTTGGGGGTGGAGCAGCTGGAGTTTTTGGGGCAATTAGAGCAAAGACCCTGGCGCCTAATCTGAATGTGTTGGTTATTGAGAAAGGGAAACCTCTGTCAAAG GTGAAAATATCTGGAGGTGGCCGGTGCAACGTGACAAATGGGCATTGTGCTGACAATTTG ATTCTGGCGGAACATTATCCTAGGGGTCATAAAGAACTGAGAGGATCTTTTTTCAACACACACAGCCCAGCAGATACCATGTCCTGGTTTTCTGATCATGGGGTTGAACTTAAG ATTGAAGATGATGGAAGGGTTTTCCCAGTCAGTAACAGTTCTTCTTCGATAATTGATTGTCTCATGTCTCAAGCAACAAAGATAGGAG TTTCTCTGCAGACCGGAAAAGTTGTGACAACCGCTTCTGCTAGCGGTTTGGGAAAATTCCTTCTTAAGATTGAGAAGCGGACAATCGATTATGTTGAATATGTTGAAGCTGATTATCTATTGATTGCTAGTGGTAGTAGTCCTCAG GGTTATAGGCTTGTAGCTCAGCTCAATCATTCAATTGTAGATCCAGTGCCAAGCTTATTTACTTTCAAGATTGAGGATCCAAAGCTGGCAGAGTTGGCAGGG GTTACTTTTCCTAAAGTTAAAGCAAAGTTGAAATTG GTTGGGCCCATGTTAGTCACACACTGGGGACTCAGTGGGCCTGTAGTTCTTCGGCTTTCTGCTTGGGGGGCCCGTGATCTTTTCAGCTTAGGTTATGAAG GGATTCTTATTGTGGATTTTACTCCTGATTTGAACATGGAAGATGTGAAGTCTATACTTAGTCAACACAAGCTTCAGTTTGTG AAGCAAAAGGTGCTCAATTCATGTCCTTCGGAATTTGGTCTTGTCAAGAGattttggaagtatatattgGATCGTGAG AGCTTAGTTGAGGATATATTGTGGGCTTCCATTTCAAATAATTCATTAAATTCTGTTGCTTCTCTATTAAAGCATTGCAGTTTCAGAGTGACAGGAAAG GGTCAATTTAAGGATGAATTTGTTACTGCTGGAGGTGTCCCGCTGTctgag ATCTCATTGAATACAATGGAAAGCAAAATACATTCACATCTATACTTTGCAGGAGAG GTACTGAATGTTGATGGGATAACTGGTGGTTATAATTTCCAG AATGCTTGGTCGGGCGGATACATTGCAGGGACAAGTATTGGTGAATTAGCTAGAGGTACTGATCTTGAGGAGAGGGTTCTATGA
- the LOC109008929 gene encoding uncharacterized protein YtfP isoform X1 has translation MSFTLARFIFHFAGISSRAAGTTGSCGSFLSFSGRRKLTATPIPLATKSSEELLVVVGGGAAGVFGAIRAKTLAPNLNVLVIEKGKPLSKVKISGGGRCNVTNGHCADNLILAEHYPRGHKELRGSFFNTHSPADTMSWFSDHGVELKIEDDGRVFPVSNSSSSIIDCLMSQATKIGVSLQTGKVVTTASASGLGKFLLKIEKRTIDYVEYVEADYLLIASGSSPQGYRLVAQLNHSIVDPVPSLFTFKIEDPKLAELAGVTFPKVKAKLKLVNVRRNIPQLTQVGPMLVTHWGLSGPVVLRLSAWGARDLFSLGYEGILIVDFTPDLNMEDVKSILSQHKLQFVKQKVLNSCPSEFGLVKRFWKYILDRESLVEDILWASISNNSLNSVASLLKHCSFRVTGKGQFKDEFVTAGGVPLSEISLNTMESKIHSHLYFAGEVLNVDGITGGYNFQNAWSGGYIAGTSIGELARGTDLEERVL, from the exons ATGAGCTTCACTTTGGCGCGCTTCATCTTCCACTTTGCGGGGATTTCCTCACGAGCAGCAGGTACCACCGGAAGCTGTGgctcttttctttcattctccGGGAGGAGAAAATTGACTGCGACTCCCATCCCCTTAGCTACAAAG TCAAGTGAAGAGCTGTTGGTAGTGGTTGGGGGTGGAGCAGCTGGAGTTTTTGGGGCAATTAGAGCAAAGACCCTGGCGCCTAATCTGAATGTGTTGGTTATTGAGAAAGGGAAACCTCTGTCAAAG GTGAAAATATCTGGAGGTGGCCGGTGCAACGTGACAAATGGGCATTGTGCTGACAATTTG ATTCTGGCGGAACATTATCCTAGGGGTCATAAAGAACTGAGAGGATCTTTTTTCAACACACACAGCCCAGCAGATACCATGTCCTGGTTTTCTGATCATGGGGTTGAACTTAAG ATTGAAGATGATGGAAGGGTTTTCCCAGTCAGTAACAGTTCTTCTTCGATAATTGATTGTCTCATGTCTCAAGCAACAAAGATAGGAG TTTCTCTGCAGACCGGAAAAGTTGTGACAACCGCTTCTGCTAGCGGTTTGGGAAAATTCCTTCTTAAGATTGAGAAGCGGACAATCGATTATGTTGAATATGTTGAAGCTGATTATCTATTGATTGCTAGTGGTAGTAGTCCTCAG GGTTATAGGCTTGTAGCTCAGCTCAATCATTCAATTGTAGATCCAGTGCCAAGCTTATTTACTTTCAAGATTGAGGATCCAAAGCTGGCAGAGTTGGCAGGG GTTACTTTTCCTAAAGTTAAAGCAAAGTTGAAATTGGTAAATGTCCGAAGGAACATTCCACAGCTCACACAG GTTGGGCCCATGTTAGTCACACACTGGGGACTCAGTGGGCCTGTAGTTCTTCGGCTTTCTGCTTGGGGGGCCCGTGATCTTTTCAGCTTAGGTTATGAAG GGATTCTTATTGTGGATTTTACTCCTGATTTGAACATGGAAGATGTGAAGTCTATACTTAGTCAACACAAGCTTCAGTTTGTG AAGCAAAAGGTGCTCAATTCATGTCCTTCGGAATTTGGTCTTGTCAAGAGattttggaagtatatattgGATCGTGAG AGCTTAGTTGAGGATATATTGTGGGCTTCCATTTCAAATAATTCATTAAATTCTGTTGCTTCTCTATTAAAGCATTGCAGTTTCAGAGTGACAGGAAAG GGTCAATTTAAGGATGAATTTGTTACTGCTGGAGGTGTCCCGCTGTctgag ATCTCATTGAATACAATGGAAAGCAAAATACATTCACATCTATACTTTGCAGGAGAG GTACTGAATGTTGATGGGATAACTGGTGGTTATAATTTCCAG AATGCTTGGTCGGGCGGATACATTGCAGGGACAAGTATTGGTGAATTAGCTAGAGGTACTGATCTTGAGGAGAGGGTTCTATGA
- the LOC109008929 gene encoding uncharacterized protein YtfP isoform X3 translates to MSFTLARFIFHFAGISSRAAGTTGSCGSFLSFSGRRKLTATPIPLATKSSEELLVVVGGGAAGVFGAIRAKTLAPNLNVLVIEKGKPLSKVKISGGGRCNVTNGHCADNLILAEHYPRGHKELRGSFFNTHSPADTMSWFSDHGVELKIEDDGRVFPVSNSSSSIIDCLMSQATKIGVSLQTGKVVTTASASGLGKFLLKIEKRTIDYVEYVEADYLLIASGSSPQGYRLVAQLNHSIVDPVPSLFTFKIEDPKLAELAGVTFPKVKAKLKLVNVRRNIPQLTQVGPMLVTHWGLSGPVVLRLSAWGARDLFSLGYEGILIVDFTPDLNMEDVKSILSQHKLQFVKQKVLNSCPSEFGLVKRFWKYILDRESLVEDILWASISNNSLNSVASLLKHCSFRVTGKGQFKDEFVTAGGVPLSEVLNVDGITGGYNFQNAWSGGYIAGTSIGELARGTDLEERVL, encoded by the exons ATGAGCTTCACTTTGGCGCGCTTCATCTTCCACTTTGCGGGGATTTCCTCACGAGCAGCAGGTACCACCGGAAGCTGTGgctcttttctttcattctccGGGAGGAGAAAATTGACTGCGACTCCCATCCCCTTAGCTACAAAG TCAAGTGAAGAGCTGTTGGTAGTGGTTGGGGGTGGAGCAGCTGGAGTTTTTGGGGCAATTAGAGCAAAGACCCTGGCGCCTAATCTGAATGTGTTGGTTATTGAGAAAGGGAAACCTCTGTCAAAG GTGAAAATATCTGGAGGTGGCCGGTGCAACGTGACAAATGGGCATTGTGCTGACAATTTG ATTCTGGCGGAACATTATCCTAGGGGTCATAAAGAACTGAGAGGATCTTTTTTCAACACACACAGCCCAGCAGATACCATGTCCTGGTTTTCTGATCATGGGGTTGAACTTAAG ATTGAAGATGATGGAAGGGTTTTCCCAGTCAGTAACAGTTCTTCTTCGATAATTGATTGTCTCATGTCTCAAGCAACAAAGATAGGAG TTTCTCTGCAGACCGGAAAAGTTGTGACAACCGCTTCTGCTAGCGGTTTGGGAAAATTCCTTCTTAAGATTGAGAAGCGGACAATCGATTATGTTGAATATGTTGAAGCTGATTATCTATTGATTGCTAGTGGTAGTAGTCCTCAG GGTTATAGGCTTGTAGCTCAGCTCAATCATTCAATTGTAGATCCAGTGCCAAGCTTATTTACTTTCAAGATTGAGGATCCAAAGCTGGCAGAGTTGGCAGGG GTTACTTTTCCTAAAGTTAAAGCAAAGTTGAAATTGGTAAATGTCCGAAGGAACATTCCACAGCTCACACAG GTTGGGCCCATGTTAGTCACACACTGGGGACTCAGTGGGCCTGTAGTTCTTCGGCTTTCTGCTTGGGGGGCCCGTGATCTTTTCAGCTTAGGTTATGAAG GGATTCTTATTGTGGATTTTACTCCTGATTTGAACATGGAAGATGTGAAGTCTATACTTAGTCAACACAAGCTTCAGTTTGTG AAGCAAAAGGTGCTCAATTCATGTCCTTCGGAATTTGGTCTTGTCAAGAGattttggaagtatatattgGATCGTGAG AGCTTAGTTGAGGATATATTGTGGGCTTCCATTTCAAATAATTCATTAAATTCTGTTGCTTCTCTATTAAAGCATTGCAGTTTCAGAGTGACAGGAAAG GGTCAATTTAAGGATGAATTTGTTACTGCTGGAGGTGTCCCGCTGTctgag GTACTGAATGTTGATGGGATAACTGGTGGTTATAATTTCCAG AATGCTTGGTCGGGCGGATACATTGCAGGGACAAGTATTGGTGAATTAGCTAGAGGTACTGATCTTGAGGAGAGGGTTCTATGA
- the LOC109008929 gene encoding uncharacterized protein YtfP isoform X6, which yields MSFTLARFIFHFAGISSRAAGTTGSCGSFLSFSGRRKLTATPIPLATKSSEELLVVVGGGAAGVFGAIRAKTLAPNLNVLVIEKGKPLSKVKISGGGRCNVTNGHCADNLILAEHYPRGHKELRGSFFNTHSPADTMSWFSDHGVELKIEDDGRVFPVSNSSSSIIDCLMSQATKIGVSLQTGKVVTTASASGLGKFLLKIEKRTIDYVEYVEADYLLIASGSSPQGYRLVAQLNHSIVDPVPSLFTFKIEDPKLAELAGVTFPKVKAKLKLVNVRRNIPQLTQVGPMLVTHWGLSGPVVLRLSAWGARDLFSLGYEGILIVDFTPDLNMEDVKSILSQHKLQFVKQKVLNSCPSEFGLVKRFWKYILDRESLVEDILWASISNNSLNSVASLLKHCSFRVTGKGQFKDEFVTAGGVPLSEERY from the exons ATGAGCTTCACTTTGGCGCGCTTCATCTTCCACTTTGCGGGGATTTCCTCACGAGCAGCAGGTACCACCGGAAGCTGTGgctcttttctttcattctccGGGAGGAGAAAATTGACTGCGACTCCCATCCCCTTAGCTACAAAG TCAAGTGAAGAGCTGTTGGTAGTGGTTGGGGGTGGAGCAGCTGGAGTTTTTGGGGCAATTAGAGCAAAGACCCTGGCGCCTAATCTGAATGTGTTGGTTATTGAGAAAGGGAAACCTCTGTCAAAG GTGAAAATATCTGGAGGTGGCCGGTGCAACGTGACAAATGGGCATTGTGCTGACAATTTG ATTCTGGCGGAACATTATCCTAGGGGTCATAAAGAACTGAGAGGATCTTTTTTCAACACACACAGCCCAGCAGATACCATGTCCTGGTTTTCTGATCATGGGGTTGAACTTAAG ATTGAAGATGATGGAAGGGTTTTCCCAGTCAGTAACAGTTCTTCTTCGATAATTGATTGTCTCATGTCTCAAGCAACAAAGATAGGAG TTTCTCTGCAGACCGGAAAAGTTGTGACAACCGCTTCTGCTAGCGGTTTGGGAAAATTCCTTCTTAAGATTGAGAAGCGGACAATCGATTATGTTGAATATGTTGAAGCTGATTATCTATTGATTGCTAGTGGTAGTAGTCCTCAG GGTTATAGGCTTGTAGCTCAGCTCAATCATTCAATTGTAGATCCAGTGCCAAGCTTATTTACTTTCAAGATTGAGGATCCAAAGCTGGCAGAGTTGGCAGGG GTTACTTTTCCTAAAGTTAAAGCAAAGTTGAAATTGGTAAATGTCCGAAGGAACATTCCACAGCTCACACAG GTTGGGCCCATGTTAGTCACACACTGGGGACTCAGTGGGCCTGTAGTTCTTCGGCTTTCTGCTTGGGGGGCCCGTGATCTTTTCAGCTTAGGTTATGAAG GGATTCTTATTGTGGATTTTACTCCTGATTTGAACATGGAAGATGTGAAGTCTATACTTAGTCAACACAAGCTTCAGTTTGTG AAGCAAAAGGTGCTCAATTCATGTCCTTCGGAATTTGGTCTTGTCAAGAGattttggaagtatatattgGATCGTGAG AGCTTAGTTGAGGATATATTGTGGGCTTCCATTTCAAATAATTCATTAAATTCTGTTGCTTCTCTATTAAAGCATTGCAGTTTCAGAGTGACAGGAAAG GGTCAATTTAAGGATGAATTTGTTACTGCTGGAGGTGTCCCGCTGTctgag GAGAG GTACTGA
- the LOC109008930 gene encoding pentatricopeptide repeat-containing protein At5g39980, chloroplastic: protein MCTVSFSSASSMRVDSFPSSSFSVPSFPITKTSNSTTIPFNKHKRKHHRTRLLLLTVSASSTTKDVWRRTSPLKSVLSSPSRGQVYHRHPRKQEPVHLDHSVDMDELLTSIGQTQNEQELYSLMSPYKGRQLSIRFMVSMLSREPDWQRSLALLDWINEEALYSPSVFAYNVVMRNVLRAKQWDIAHGLFEEMRHRALAPDRYTYSTLITYFGKEGMFDSALAWLQQMEQDRVSGDLVLYSNLIELSRKLRDYSKAISIFSRLKASGIAPDLVAYNSMINVFGKAKLFREARLLIKEMRAASVLPDTVSYSTLLTMYVENQKFVEALSVFSEMNEVKCPLDLTTCNIMIDVYGLLDMAKEADRLFWSMRKMGIEPNVVSYNTLLRVYGEAELFGEAIHLFRLMQRKDVEQNVVTYNTMIKIYGTTLEHEKATNLVQEMQNRGIEPNSFTYSTIISIWEKAGKLDRAAMLFQKLRSSGVEIDQVLYQTMIVAYERTGLVAHAKRLLQELKRPDNIPRETAIKILARAGRIEEATWVFRQAFDAGEVKDISVFGCMIDLYSRNRKHANVIEVFEKMRVAGYFPDSNVIALVLNAYGKLREFEKADAIYREMQEEGCVFPDDVHFQMLSLYGAKKDFKMVESLFERLDSDPNINKKELHLVVASIYERANRLNDASRIMNRMNDRRNPRL from the coding sequence ATGTGTACGGTCTCGTTCTCTTCTGCTTCTTCCATGCGAGTAGATTCATTcccatcttcttccttctctgtcCCGTCATTCCCCATCACCAAAACCAGTAATTCCACCACCATACCCTTCAATAagcacaaaagaaaacaccataGAACCCGATTGTTGCTTCTCACTGTTTCAGCTTCTTCGACAACCAAAGATGTCTGGCGAAGAACATCTCCACTAAAGTCGGTGCTGTCCTCACCTTCTCGAGGCCAAGTATACCACAGGCACCCCAGAAAACAAGAGCCCGTGCACTTGGATCACAGTGTGGACATGGACGAACTCTTAACCTCAATAGGACAAACTCAAAACGAGCAAGAACTCTACTCTCTAATGTCACCCTACAAAGGCAGACAGCTTTCTATCCGTTTCATGGTTTCTATGCTCTCGCGCGAGCCCGACTGGCAAAGGTCGCTTGCGCTTCTCGACTGGATCAACGAAGAAGCTTTGTATTCACCTTCGGTGTTTGCGTACAATGTTGTTATGCGCAATGTCCTCCGCGCGAAGCAGTGGGATATCGCGCATGGGCTGTTCGAGGAAATGCGCCACAGAGCGCTTGCGCCCGATAGGTATACTTATTCGACGCTTATTACTTATTTTGGAAAAGAGGGTATGTTTGATTCGGCGCTGGCTTGGCTCCAGCAAATGGAGCAAGACCGTGTGTCTGGGGACCTCGTTCTGTATAGTAATTTGATTGAGCTTTCGCGGAAGTTACGCGATTATTCCAAGGCTATATCGATCTTTTCAAGGTTGAAAGCGTCCGGTATTGCACCCGATCTTGTAGCTTATAACTCGATGATTAATGTGTTTGGTAAAGCGAAGTTATTTCGAGAAGCCCGTCTTCTTATTAAAGAGATGAGGGCAGCTAGTGTTTTGCCTGATACAGTGAGCTATTCGACGCTTTTAACTATGTATGTGGAGAATCAGAAGTTTGTTGAGGCCTTATCGGTGTTCTCTGAGATGAATGAGGTGAAGTGCCCGCTTGATCTTACCACCTGCAATATTATGATTGATGTTTATGGGCTGCTAGATATGGCCAAGGAAGCTGACAGACTGTTTTGGAGCATGAGGAAGATGGGAATTGAACCCAATGTTGTTAGTTACAATACCCTTTTGAGGGTTTATGGCGAGGCTGAGCTTTTTGGGGAAGCCATACATCTTTTTCGGTTGATGCAAAGGAAGGATGTTGAGCAGAATGTTGTTACCTACAACACCATGATAAAGATTTATGGGACGACTCTTGAGCATGAGAAAGCTACGAATCTTGTACAAGAGATGCAGAACAGAGGGATTGAACCAAATTCCTTTACTTACTCAACAATAATATCTATATGGGAGAAGGCAGGGAAACTGGACCGTGCAGCAATGCTGTTTCAGAAGCTGAGGAGTTCGGGGGTGGAGATCGATCAGGTTCTTTATCAGACGATGATTGTCGCTTATGAGAGGACAGGTTTGGTTGCTCATGCTAAACGTTTGCTTCAGGAACTCAAGCGCCCAGACAATATCCCCAGGGAGACTGCAATTAAAATTCTGGCTAGAGCAGGTCGGATTGAAGAAGCTACATGGGTGTTTCGCCAGGCTTTTGATGCTGGAGAGGTGAAGGACATATCTGTGTTTGGGTGCATGATTGATCTTTATTCAAGAAACAGAAAGCATGCAAATGTCATTGAGGTGTTTGAGAAGATGAGAGTTGCAGGTTATTTTCCTGATTCAAATGTGATTGCTCTTGTTCTGAATGCTTATGGAAAGTTGCGGGAATTTGAGAAGGCAGATGCCATATATCGGGAAATGCAGGAAGAGGGGTGTGTTTTCCCAGATGATGTTCACTTCCAGATGCTCAGTCTTTATGGCGCTAAGAAGGATTTTAAGATGGTAGAGTCACTGTTTGAGAGGTTGGACTCTGATCCCAACATCAACAAGAAGGAACTGCATCTTGTCGTTGCCAGCATATATGAAAGAGCAAATAGACTCAATGATGCATCCCGAATCATGAACAGGATGAATGACAGAAGAAATCCAAGATTATGA